Proteins encoded together in one uncultured Desulfosarcina sp. window:
- a CDS encoding phospholipase D family protein, producing the protein MHMVKNRLAVILAALCGIVWFTCCSSLPRDIQRPPSTVIEDGQATLLGRTFAEELANHPGRSGVNLLENGLDAFVSRVVLTNLAERSIDVQYYMYHQDTVGKLLVDQLIKAADRGVRVRMLIDDIYGSDADDVWTTLDAHPKMEVRLFNPFDRGASKNLQWITRFKEVNYRMHSKSFTVDNQATIVGGRNIGDEYFNANPELAFADLDLLAVGPVVPGVSEAFDQYWNSDWAYPASALAPPSDSGRLEDLRLRMAAFADSENAAAYIEALKNSNLANTLRAGRSQFEWAEAKVIHDSPEKKERGDNWESELLISQLWPIIQKATEELIIVSPYFVPGKKGAEALCDLCAKGVKVRILTNSLASNDVSAVHAGYAKYRKQLLKGGVELFELDEKVKNVAQKKFTWLPGLSKSSLHAKTMVLDRKAMFVGSMNLDQRSLNINNEICILFFNPEIAVKSAEAFDLNIEKMAFRLELDTAENGSGSIRWHLKTADGEVVYDSEPYVGFWKRMGVGLIRLLPVESLL; encoded by the coding sequence ATGCATATGGTGAAAAACAGGCTGGCGGTCATCCTGGCCGCTCTTTGCGGCATCGTGTGGTTTACTTGCTGCTCCAGCCTTCCAAGGGATATTCAACGCCCGCCGTCTACTGTTATCGAAGACGGCCAGGCAACCCTTCTCGGTCGAACCTTTGCCGAAGAACTTGCGAACCATCCGGGCCGGTCGGGGGTGAATCTGCTGGAAAACGGTCTCGATGCGTTTGTCAGCCGTGTCGTTTTGACCAATCTGGCCGAGCGCAGCATTGACGTTCAGTATTACATGTATCATCAGGATACGGTGGGAAAACTGCTCGTCGATCAACTGATCAAGGCGGCCGACCGGGGCGTTCGGGTGCGTATGCTCATCGACGATATCTACGGCAGCGACGCCGACGATGTATGGACCACCCTGGATGCCCACCCGAAGATGGAGGTGCGCCTTTTCAACCCCTTCGACCGTGGGGCTTCGAAAAACCTGCAATGGATCACCCGCTTTAAAGAAGTCAACTATCGCATGCACAGCAAGTCGTTTACCGTGGACAACCAGGCGACCATCGTGGGCGGCCGCAACATCGGCGACGAGTATTTCAATGCCAATCCCGAACTGGCTTTTGCCGATCTCGACCTTCTGGCCGTCGGTCCCGTGGTTCCCGGCGTGTCCGAAGCCTTCGACCAGTACTGGAACAGCGATTGGGCCTATCCGGCCTCTGCCTTGGCCCCGCCGTCGGATTCGGGGCGGCTGGAAGATCTCCGGCTTCGCATGGCGGCGTTCGCCGACAGCGAGAACGCGGCCGCTTACATCGAGGCCTTGAAGAATTCGAATCTGGCCAACACCCTGCGTGCCGGACGTTCGCAATTCGAATGGGCCGAGGCCAAGGTGATCCATGACTCGCCGGAGAAAAAAGAGCGCGGTGACAACTGGGAATCGGAACTGCTCATTTCTCAGTTGTGGCCCATTATACAGAAAGCAACCGAGGAACTGATCATCGTGTCGCCCTATTTCGTTCCCGGCAAAAAGGGGGCCGAGGCCTTGTGTGATCTTTGCGCCAAAGGTGTGAAGGTGCGTATTTTGACCAACTCTCTGGCCTCCAACGATGTCTCTGCGGTCCACGCCGGGTATGCCAAATACCGCAAACAGCTTCTCAAGGGCGGGGTGGAGCTTTTCGAATTGGACGAAAAGGTTAAAAATGTGGCGCAAAAAAAGTTCACCTGGCTGCCGGGGCTGAGTAAATCGAGCCTGCATGCCAAAACCATGGTGCTCGATAGAAAGGCCATGTTCGTGGGTTCCATGAATCTGGACCAGCGTTCCCTTAACATCAACAACGAGATCTGCATCCTGTTCTTCAACCCGGAGATAGCCGTGAAAAGTGCTGAGGCATTCGATCTGAATATCGAGAAAATGGCTTTTCGGCTGGAACTCGATACGGCCGAAAACGGAAGCGGGTCCATCCGCTGGCACCTGAAAACCGCCGACGGCGAGGTCGTTTACGATTCGGAGCCCTACGTCGGCTTCTGGAAAAGAATGGGCGTGGGGTTGATTCGGCTGCTGCCGGTGGAATCCCTGTTGTAA